One genomic segment of Bacteroides caccae includes these proteins:
- the rfbG gene encoding CDP-glucose 4,6-dehydratase: protein MEDIFDFYKDKRVFLTGHTGFKGSWMCKMLANAGAIVTGYSLNAPTEPSLFKIANIEGDIHSVIGDIRNRESLMAAFNEAQPEIVLHLAAQPIVRDSYKDPAYTYETNVIGTVNILECVRQSNCVKSFLNVTTDKVYLNKEWNWGYRENEELDGYDPYSNSKSCSELVTHSYKHSFFTDKEGQPIIPISTARAGNVIGGGDFANDRIIPDSVRAAEKHEDIVVRNPFSTRPYQHVLEPLYAYLLIAMKQYQDSKYADYYNVGPDDVDCFQTGALVDLFVSKWGEGLKWINKYDGGPHEANFLKLDCSKLKSTFGWAPRWNLDEAMEKIVEWSKCWLAGGDVRACMDKQINKFLGR from the coding sequence ATGGAAGATATATTTGATTTTTACAAAGACAAGCGTGTATTTCTCACAGGTCATACAGGCTTCAAGGGATCTTGGATGTGTAAGATGCTTGCCAATGCTGGAGCGATCGTAACTGGCTATTCTTTGAATGCCCCTACAGAACCTTCACTTTTTAAGATTGCCAATATCGAAGGTGATATTCATTCTGTAATTGGTGATATTCGCAATCGTGAGTCATTAATGGCTGCATTCAATGAGGCTCAACCAGAGATCGTTCTTCACCTTGCTGCGCAGCCAATCGTTCGTGACTCTTACAAGGATCCTGCTTATACATACGAAACCAATGTTATTGGTACTGTAAATATCTTGGAGTGTGTTCGCCAAAGTAATTGCGTAAAGTCATTCCTTAATGTGACTACCGATAAAGTTTATTTAAATAAAGAATGGAATTGGGGCTATCGTGAAAATGAGGAGTTAGATGGCTATGATCCATATAGCAACTCTAAGTCTTGCTCTGAGCTGGTAACTCATAGTTATAAGCATTCATTCTTTACAGATAAGGAAGGACAGCCTATTATCCCTATTTCAACAGCTCGTGCAGGTAATGTAATCGGTGGTGGCGATTTTGCTAATGATCGTATTATCCCTGATAGTGTACGTGCAGCTGAAAAACATGAGGATATCGTAGTTCGCAATCCATTCTCAACACGTCCTTATCAGCATGTTCTCGAACCACTTTATGCTTACCTCTTGATTGCCATGAAGCAATATCAGGATAGTAAGTATGCTGATTACTACAATGTAGGTCCTGATGATGTAGATTGTTTCCAAACAGGTGCTCTTGTAGATCTTTTTGTGAGCAAATGGGGCGAGGGGTTGAAGTGGATCAATAAGTACGATGGAGGTCCTCATGAGGCTAACTTCTTGAAGCTTGATTGCTCAAAACTCAAATCCACTTTTGGATGGGCCCCACGTTGGAATTTGGATGAAGCCATGGAGAAGATTGTAGAATGGAGCAAATGCTGGCTTGCAGGTGGCGATGTTCGTGCTTGCATGGACAAGCAGATCAATAAATTCCTCGGACGTTAA